Proteins encoded in a region of the Bactrocera tryoni isolate S06 chromosome 4, CSIRO_BtryS06_freeze2, whole genome shotgun sequence genome:
- the LOC120774266 gene encoding cytochrome c oxidase subunit 6b-2-like gives MSKKEQKKAKEPEYKLETVPMDPRFPNSNVTRHCWFSYVEFHRCQKSRGEGHESCAYFQKVFKTMCPNAWVEKWNEQLEAGVFPGRI, from the coding sequence ATGtcgaaaaaagaacaaaagaaaGCAAAAGAACCCGAATATAAGTTGGAAACAGTTCCGATGGATCCACGTTTTCCCAACTCGAATGTGACGCGACATTGTTGGTTTTCCTATGTGGAATTCCATCGTTGTCAGAAGAGTCGTGGTGAAGGGCATGAATCATGcgcatattttcaaaaagttttcaaaacaatGTGTCCGAATGCTTGGGTGGAAAAGTGGAATGAACAACTGGAAGCCGGTGTCTTTCCAGgccgaatttaa